The genome window ATTTAAAAACTCGGTAAAAGGTGTTTCTCCTTCACCGGTAATAATATAATCAACCTCTGCTTTATCTATTACATCCGCATAGTCGTAACTCACCTCAGGGCCTCCCAACATTATTTTTATATTGGGGTTTATTTGTTTTATTAAACGCGCTACCTCCAAAGTAGGGGTTATATTCCATATATAGCAGCTAAAAGCCACCACATCAAAGTCCTTGCAAAAATCAGCTATACCGGTCCTGTCCTCTTTAATGGTAAACTCTTTCCACTCTATACCCTCTTTGTCCTTATTCAATTCATAAAGCAGGCGTATAGCCAGGTTTATATGAATATATTTTGCATTGAGGGTAGTTAAAAGTATGCGCATGTGTGTTGTGTTTATCGTGTTCCAAAAATAGTACTGCCAATTCTAACCATAGTGCTGCCTTGGGCTACGGCTATTTTATAATCGCTGCTCATACCCATAGAAAGTTGGGCAAATGATGGGTGTGTACTTAAATAGTTTTGTTGCAATTGGTTAAAAATGGTTTTTAAATGGGCAAATTCATTGGCTATTTTTACTTCATCATCCGTAAAGGTAGCCATACCCATGAGCCCTGTTATATCAATGTTTTTAAAAGCATTATCACCGTATTGCTTTACTATATTGAGTAATTCTGCTTCCTCCAAACCAAACTTGGTTTCTTCGTCAGCAATGCTTACTTGTAGCAAAACTGCTTGTTTTTTATTCAGTTTAGCTGCTTGTTTATCTATTTCCGTTAATAGGTTTAAGCTATCAACCGAATGAATAAGGCTTACAAACGGAATAATATATTTTACCTTATTGCTTTGCAAATGGCCTATCATATGCCATTCAATATCCTTTGGCATTTGTTCATATTTGCTTACCAGCTCCTGTACCTTGTTTTCGCCAAATATTTTTTGCCCTGCTTGGTAGGCTTCCATAAGGGTTTCAACAGGTTTGGTTTTACTTACTGCAATTAATTTAATATTTTGGTCTAGTTCTTGTT of Bacteroidota bacterium contains these proteins:
- a CDS encoding YggS family pyridoxal phosphate-dependent enzyme, yielding MSIAANIEKIKQELDQNIKLIAVSKTKPVETLMEAYQAGQKIFGENKVQELVSKYEQMPKDIEWHMIGHLQSNKVKYIIPFVSLIHSVDSLNLLTEIDKQAAKLNKKQAVLLQVSIADEETKFGLEEAELLNIVKQYGDNAFKNIDITGLMGMATFTDDEVKIANEFAHLKTIFNQLQQNYLSTHPSFAQLSMGMSSDYKIAVAQGSTMVRIGSTIFGTR